AAGTAAAGATCTGGATGAGGGAAAAGTGATATCAGGGGTACTGCAGGGAAGTGTATTCATCATTATGATAAATGATATTGGAAAGGAACTGGATGGTAAGCTGCGGATGATTGCGGACGATTGCGGGGTGTATGAAAAAGTGGGGGAGGGGGATAACCTTGCAAAGTGATCTTAACAGGCTAGAGCACTGCTCATTGAACAATGGGATGGAGTTATATGAAAACAAGACGATAATGGTTAGGTTGGAAGTTTATTGCTGGAAGGAGTAGGAGGCAGAGGATTACAAGTACCTTGGGGTTAAACCTACAGGGCAACCTTGGATTGAAAAAGTAGGTGCAGCAGTTGTAAAGTTGAAGGTGTACTCCACACTGGTGGAGCTGATGATGGAGTATGCAGCAGTGGTCTAAGACTTGTATCTGGTGACGGAGATAGAGAACTGTATAAGGTCTACAGCACCAGGTAGCAAGATGGGTAACGAGTATGTAGACGAGAAGGGATAGAGGGGGGGAGACACAGACCATCAGTGACATCAAGTAGCTGTGGTGCAAAACACTTCAGGAGAGGTGGGTGGAGGGACTGGTGAGACTGTTCAAGGTgatcaagggggaggggggttgagggAAGTTTGGAGATAGTTGCACAGAGGTGGGTAGAGAGGAAGACGAGACCATGAGTAATAATGAGAGAATGGAGGCAAACAGAAAGAAGGAAATACACTTTCCTCGGGAGGACAGGGACAGAATGGAACGGAACGAGCTCAAGAGGAAGAAACTAGAAGTGAGAGGTGTGAAGGACTAACATTTCTAAAAGTTCCTCacgaaaaaatgatgaaaaaagtggagggagctatAAGTGACAGGAGGGTGGTGGGTTGGATTGGTGACTTCATAAGCAACAGGACACAGAGGGTACGTGTGGAGGAGGAGATGTCGGAGGAAGGAAGGGTTACGTCAGGGGTGCCGCAGGGCAGTGTGCTCGGCCCACTGCTCTTCACCATAATGATGAATGATATAGGAGAGGAGATACAAGGGCATATTAGGCTTTTTGCAGACGACTGCGTGGTTTACATGGATGCGGAGAGAAATGGGTTACAGGATGATCTGGAAAGGCTGGAAGAGtgggtggaaaataatggtatgaaaataaatgtgggaaagacgaaagtggtcaggtttaccaggaagaggaagattgtcaggagggaatatcgctggaggggagacgtgataagtgaggccgacagctataaatatctaggggtggtgctgcagggtaacctggggtggggggagcatgtagacaaggtagtgaagaagagcagacaggccctgggcatgctgggacgagtgctcagggggggaagcagcagcatacgtgacaaggcctataaaactatggtccgccccatgctggagtatgccgcagcagtgtgggacccatacacggcagtACTTGAGAGGGggctggagggggtgcagaggagagcagctagatgggtgaagggcaagtggaggagaatgaaaagagaagggaagggggagtgcagtaacacagagatgatgataggaatgagatgggagagcttaaaggatagaagacagaaggagagattggtcaagatgtaccaggtgctgagtggagtgggaggatggggagagctgggggaaaaattcaaaatgggaatgcctagaagtaggaaggaaaatactaggaaggttttcaaagagaggaggagaacagaaaggggaaaaaaatgtgatggtcgtgaggacggtaggggaacagaataggctggaggaggagtgtgtgtcggctgggagtgtggaccagttcagaaggagagtgagggggaagtagggagaatgcttgccaccgggcactttgtacccaatcgcagctatatattaaaattaaaatacttagcGGCTTTTTCGGTACAAATGTTActcaaaaataacaattttaggAAATTATCTCTTGTAGAAATTAAAATTGTACGTCTCACCCAATAACAAAAAGGATAAAAGAATTAATTTGTACCATTCAGTAAAAattataatgcaaaaaaataaaaaatattataaatcaaaTACCTTAAAAATTTGCTTATATCTCAACCCATATAGTAGTGTTTATTTAGATCACTTATGTTCCATAGATACAAACTTTAAAAGCAGCTTTGGGAAGCAAAAAGACAGTATCGAATATTATAAGGTTTCTTATATAATACTGGAAGGAATAGGAACAAAATTGTTCGTCAgttttgcattaatttaaaaacacgACCACTAAAAAATATTACCAGTGatcataattttatagttttatataaTGGTTTTCATGTTCAGTCTCTTTAatgtgttacatttttttttattaataaacggAAATAAATTGCTGTTTTAACACTTGATTGACTCCAAGACATCATATTTTGATTTGTATATATCTCTGCGAATGCATGTGCgaaataaattagaaattaattatttcatggtTATTGTTATTGCTGTCCGTAGCGTAGTCGTATGCActtgcacaccggcttacggtgcgaggggttctgggttcaagtcccgggtaaggcatttTGATCAATGATATGATAATGAATAAGGTTTCGAATTCGAAATGAAATGACCCTATGGCAATTGGGCGCACCATTGTAGGCCACCAAAAACTAATGAAGTGAAGTGAATGAATGTCATGGTTATTTGTCTAACGAAGACCAAAGCATGACGATGCTCAAATGTTTGCAAAACAATAAAACATGGCCGACGAGGAGACCAATGGTGATATTGGAGGAGATTCGGATGAAATTCAACAAGAAAAGTCACAAAAGAAGATTGCAAAATATGACAGCGGAGCAGCGGACCTGGAAAGAGTTACTGATTATGCCGAAGAAAAGGAAATATGCTCCGCAGATTTTTCTGGGGTGAATATCAGACAACTAGTGTGTGGTGGGGCCCTAAGATACTGAAATAGTCCAGATGAAGCATGTGCTAGCTAACTTTTCAATATGGTACTAGAGCTGTTAATCCCTCCCCCCTTATCTTCACCTTGGGCCGGAGAGTGGAAGGGGCAGGGAGGAGCTAAAACCCCTGGGCACCAGGGAGACCCAATTGAGTTTCGAGATTTTTTCATGCATGTGTTTACCCTGTTAAATCAGAAATTACAAGCCTATTCCTAATATAATTTATTCGAAACTTTTACAAGTTACACAATATGTGCAGATCATATTTACATTCTCAAGATTTTTTTTGAATTGTTGGTTTTCAAAATTTGTACTTTAAGAAATGTGTAGGGCGCCcgagaaagtgtttttttttcctgggttcagtttttctttatggctATCACCCCATTAGTAAATAAACCAGTTTTAGCTATGGTCAGAGTTTTTGCCCCTCATCAAGGTGACCCACGCTCAATTACAGCTCAAATTCAGATTTTTTGCAAGCAGGGAACGTGGCAGACGTTGCCGTGAATTGGTGGGTTCCTTGTGGAACCTGCGTTTTTCCCCCATCCTTTCATTCGGTCAATGCTTCATTCTCATCTCATTACCATTCATTGTATCAAATAGCACGAGGGATTGCAaatttgttgcagtttaatagtCTTGCACATAATAGTTAGCGACGGAGAGTGTTCAATTTAGTTCGCAGTTCCTTAGCTTACCCACATATCCagtaaatgaaaatgtaaacgtAAACCCTTGAGTGACAAACCGTAATCACCTTTGTGGAAAACCAATGGACTAATCACATGAACACTAAGGTGCAACTTAGGTCTTGATATAACTAGTCTTGTTTCCAGCGGCAGGGATAATGAAAAGAATATATACATAGAAATTGGCTGGTACAAGTTATGTTTTAATGTTTGCTAATGGTGTAGTTATTTTGTTTGCCTGTGATATAATTTTTCAGACACTTGAGTTCTATTTCTCCTAGATTGTGACTGACTGTGGGGTTTATTGTGTACATTTTTCTGTCATTTCTACTGTGCCAGGCCATGACCATCATTGGTGACAGGAGGAACAAAGAAGCTGCAGAAAAAATGGCCAAAGAACGTGAACTGTTGAAAGTTTCCATTAAGAAAGAAGACGTGGATTTAATTGTAAGTTTCCACATCCATTTCTTGAAATAATTAATCCCACCAAACAATGAAGGCCTTATCTAGTTAGTGTGAGAAAATATTTTGTCATGTGCCCAAATAGGTTTGTTTGGATCTGTGAAAACATGTTACTTTAAGAAATATTAGTCTTTCAtttgtcagtaaaaaaaaaatcccttttgtcACAGCCTTCAGCCATAgatagattttgaagtacctatttcttctggaaataattttgaatcttctataaactcctgggtGGAACATTTTAAGATCTTAATAcagcctacataacatcctaaATGTTCGCCAATGTTCAAAAAATATTGAGTTGACATTTTATCATATTCTATGCAGCAaacatattttgaatgtttttcatttattgcatccagcattgaatgtctcaacgaatttcatattatgccaatTAAGGTGGTTGTGCAATttattttgatcttcaaacactatttttaatccattgcactaatacgtggttgtataaaaaaattttttggacaaaggtttaaggtaacattaagatggttattaataaattccagtgaatttgatactaagaaagtttgaatttttttaaactttaaaacccTGTTTTTACGGaaatagtttgtttcatcaaaaattgtttcagccaaaggttttagataaagtttaggcattttacaatattataatggatttgatggtATAGCTATATTAGAAAAGTAATGACAATTTgcctttctacccttgttatttccaccccttgcagtaatagtttgtatcataataaaaaaattcagacaaaaattttacctaggtaaaaattatatttacaaacaatttgaacggctttgatagtgtacctactaagggagttatgaaatttttttttaatatttttttctcaatttttctgccccttgcagcaatggttggtcgtataaaaaattatttcagacgaaagttgtagataataatttaaggttttacattaaggcgattggtgcactgtaaaaaacggtcacaggcccgaaaacaatgaattttgtatcatatgaccactaaagagtctagatgcctatgtgggtgaccgttactatgtagggaggtcaggagcttagttccagctcgtcagtggcgagatggccttcatacgggaagggtgtcgctggtggtcgctctgcggcctgccatctagcgggaactaacaaaacctcgaaggttgtatctcgctctccctctaacacacagccgataaggttctatcgtgcccggaggaggggaaggtttatcaggtttctctttcactcattcttcgccatggggaggcggaatggataatttttgtccgcaactgcgcagacgtcatgtggccactcccgcactcttctcactcaactcgctcattctctcacactatttcaataaatcttttcaaatcttcaacatcaatactttaaaccattgcgcttcctacggattaattatatttcatgcaagtgcccgaattcagctgcaaaaaaataaaatgtgtagtcaatttttttcttcaaaaaccttcccaaacactgtgtgttaaaaaacattctgaaagcccatttttctagataaatggaaattctaaatcacctacgccacaaggaaacattgtgctttaatattatgtaaagaaaacacctcttagtttaatagttatgtaaaggtggtgtgatatgttttagatgttgCACCATCTTATCAttcatgtagaagagttacccgaaaagctaacaagactattgccatggaaatgaaaataagtttaaggaaatatttttcaaatgtttgtaaacagtaaacaacatataaaaaatcttataactgttaaattaaaatacaaacaaccctatagcaaatttaatttcaatatgaaaaagtctacaataatgtttacaagaaacgaaattgcaatagcaatacaaaaatatcgcaattttgttacattgttaatacatatattatttttaataaaggcaataaaaatgacatactcaatatttggaatacaataaataccttaagccctacataattgctgcgatattcacaataaatgcttttcttaaatatagtaattaaaaaacatcgtaaataaattatgaacatacatattatggtgaaggaaagtggacactatcacattgaaaaatcttagagggtagttttcctcatcttatttctttctttgcgtttttggtcttgttcgttaaaatatttcatgttcaaatacttgatacgcatatacgttcttgtcctgacaaaacagtatataacttcttctggatatttattttcagtagttctgcaaataattttagtcagtgattcaaaaatccgctcttttttgcataaattgttgccatgaatattatcaaaacacatttcagcggtctttattaattcaaaaaattcattagtgggacattttaagttaccctttgattgtacatgtatccagctatcgtcctccgaattgaaatccgtagtgccaaggtcaggatatttatttctgaaacggtgagctatatagccagaaacatatttcagcccttcaagagaaatttcgtcacttgaaaggggcctggcctctaaatctaagtctatttcttccatgtcagcaagatctatttcatttaaaggtgatttctcttgaaatgtctttgtaaaatacatttccttgcacaaaagtagttctgtaatttcattctgataagcactgtcctgttccatttcatttgacgaaaaatcacttaccaaacacattttgtctgtcttctcatccgtgtttttccgttcagcaaaaactgctgcagaatgttttcacaatatgtagtttataattctgtatttaaagtaaatgggcgacagatgcgtattttattacatgctttatattagcttcacctgtatgtttgtttgtctgtccgtctgtaactctttcgactaagagtgagtggctcatcactgtaaaatgtcccaccaattttatcacgttcgttagccgagcggtctaaggcgcgcaacttctgagacgtcagctttcggattcagtgattGTGGGTTcgactcccggccacgccggaaaaaaaaaatgttttttttttttttttctggtaaattctaagattatatccatacatctaactgtaaatgattcggagagactttaccatttctttgtgacgttgcaactccaaatagttatctcagatggtaataggtagtgtcggtaactcatttccctttGATAATTATAcctaaatatagtttaaaaaactaaaaaaacatgcttttaaagaatatcaaactaaaaagttaaaaataaatatagtttaaaaaactaaagaaacatgcttttaaagattatcaaactaaaaagttaaaaataattttaaaatttaatttatgaccatagtatataagcaatactagtataaatgagaaaaaagcatggggtgcttaatatacaaaaaatatggcacaaagcgcctcaagctttttttctcatttatactagtattgcttatatactattgtcataaattaaattttaaaattatttttaactttttagtttgataatctttaaaagcatgtttctttagttttttaaactatatttattgatgttccatacctctaatatacggacagagaaaaaaccactctaacacatcttagttcagtttaactgttaacaaatatttaggttaacaggtcctatacatatttccgaatgttttactgactgagttatactggatattaattaaattgatcgctgatatttatacttttaaacgaaattttgaatttatcattttatgtaaactctaatgcgttaaaaagtgtaacgcaacactacacacaggtagtgatgtctagtgcactgccctatgcacattagttaacaaaaaaataaaatgaaatattaattactgataaataataccttgatgtcgtgatacaagtaacacatgcttatctgatatttatctcaaatagaatacgaaataggaagataaaataattaactgattttaagactgatttattacttacacagtacagtgcattttgaagacaaatgggtcttaagaagcgaaaatcgtactcgattaaaggatggtatggtgttcggtatattaaggtttccctcaaagtaacggtttcagaatgcttttaagatattagttacatcccaacataagtttaaaacatttctcttaagagtgtgcttcgtagcattaaaaaatgtgccttaattattttgcaaatttatcattgttatggtcacgatgtcaggggttttcgtaattttttttagaaatatagtacagtattagcaactacgttaagaactgttattttattcacacagagaaaagaaatacaaaatgctaaaatttggcgtttgtctttttatatactatataggtttgttattatatgtgtgttgtaacatgtataaaaatgttaaatatattcaacaatatttggtaattatatatattaaaaaacttttatgtacgcgacttgaaactacgtgaaaggttttcagtctataaaggcctattctatgatttttttaaaattattaattcttatgcaaacaattaataaaattggaagtttcttacattgtcagtatatgcatagcattacagttattccaagcaattctctaccagtgtttacctaaggtttgcatgttacgttggttcttctactaatacacgtatattacaagaggtttgtaatagattaaatgaggtaagtaagaattcgtttttataaacgttgtgtatgaaattataaattttgagatgtataataacaaaaagaagtgcgttccgaagacatatgtcggtagtgttacccactgaaacattattcccacttcaactctctgtaaaaataaaagtatgaggttgaatgcgtcaaaagggatatataaataaaatttgaggcttcttccttatttcatacgctagtgtcccccacttacaattgcaaacaaaaatttttcctcgatgttgtaatttactctgcgtaatcacaaaaaattttggcagtaaataagtatttaatttttaaaaatgaaagcattcatgtttcgaaaaaaatattaaagcgatgtggggaaaaatgtttatagatactccagtaaaattttcagtttgattgttttgatagtttcggagctgttgcgagtttagtttggaggattctcggccgcgcgaggcgagtttggctctttttcattttcttccagcgtaggaagcagatacccggcttcacctctgttctctccagatgtattactgtatattagctccttgagcgcgaccttgacagtcccttcgtttcttcggtctcctctccgtcatccctctacaccccattcttccccctccccacccgcagg
Above is a genomic segment from Bacillus rossius redtenbacheri isolate Brsri chromosome 7, Brsri_v3, whole genome shotgun sequence containing:
- the LOC134533875 gene encoding huntingtin-interacting protein K, with translation MADEETNGDIGGDSDEIQQEKSQKKIAKYDSGAADLERVTDYAEEKEICSADFSGAMTIIGDRRNKEAAEKMAKERELLKVSIKKEDVDLIVREMEISRSKAERTLREHHGNIVDALISLTD